The following are from one region of the Rhizobacter sp. AJA081-3 genome:
- a CDS encoding Lrp/AsnC family transcriptional regulator yields MRHKASEVQLDSIDRAILTELQDAGRISNQELAQRVHLSPSACLRRVKALEDGGVIAQYVALVNPRAVGKHGISFTIINLDSMNTPQLEAFEQAVRDTPEILDCYYVAGANDYLIRFAYRDAEDLERFHSEVLMHLPGVSRSNSMLVLRTVKKTTALPL; encoded by the coding sequence ATGCGACACAAAGCCTCGGAAGTGCAACTGGATTCGATTGACCGGGCAATCCTGACCGAGTTGCAGGATGCCGGCCGCATCTCCAATCAGGAACTCGCGCAGCGGGTGCACCTGTCGCCCTCGGCCTGCCTGCGCCGCGTCAAGGCGCTCGAGGACGGCGGCGTCATCGCGCAGTACGTGGCCCTGGTCAACCCGCGGGCCGTGGGCAAGCACGGCATCAGCTTCACCATCATCAATCTCGACAGCATGAACACGCCGCAGCTCGAAGCCTTCGAGCAGGCCGTGCGCGACACGCCCGAGATCCTGGATTGCTACTACGTGGCCGGCGCGAACGACTACCTGATCCGCTTCGCCTACCGCGATGCCGAGGACCTCGAGCGCTTTCATTCGGAGGTGCTGATGCACCTGCCGGGTGTGTCGCGCTCGAACTCGATGCTGGTGCTGCGCACCGTCAAGAAGACGACGGCGCTCCCGCTTTGA
- a CDS encoding aspartate aminotransferase family protein, protein MDAYWMPFTANRQFKKAPRLLAKASGMHFWTPEGREVLDGIAGLWCVNAGHARPRIVKAIAEQAAELDFAPPFNMAHPKAFELAERLVQLTPRGLNKVFFTNSGSEAVDTALKMAIAYHRARGEGTRTRLIGRERGYHGVNFGGISVGGIVGNRKLFGPMLGGVDHMRHTHDLARNAYSRGVPAHGAELADDLERLVALHDASTIAAVIVEPVAGSTGVLLPPQGYLERLRAICDKHGILLIFDEVITGFGRLGSPFAAQHFGVTPDLMTAAKGITNGCVPMGAVFCKQQIHDVFMTGPEHVIEFTHGYTYSAHPLACAAALGTLDTYAEEGLLTRGAQMAPYFQEALHSMKGSRHVIDVRNIGLVGGVELEPIPGQPGKRAFDIFLECWERGVLIRTTGDTIAMSPPLIIEKSHIDQMVGTLADVLKTAA, encoded by the coding sequence ATGGACGCCTACTGGATGCCGTTCACCGCGAACCGCCAGTTCAAGAAGGCGCCGCGCCTCCTGGCCAAGGCCTCGGGCATGCACTTCTGGACGCCCGAGGGGCGCGAGGTGCTCGACGGCATCGCCGGCCTGTGGTGCGTGAATGCCGGCCACGCCCGGCCGCGCATCGTCAAGGCGATCGCCGAGCAGGCTGCCGAACTCGACTTCGCGCCGCCCTTCAACATGGCGCACCCCAAGGCTTTCGAACTGGCCGAGCGCCTGGTGCAACTCACGCCGCGGGGCCTGAACAAGGTGTTCTTCACCAACTCGGGCTCCGAGGCGGTCGACACCGCACTGAAGATGGCCATCGCCTACCACCGGGCCCGCGGCGAAGGCACCCGCACCCGGCTGATCGGCCGCGAGCGCGGCTATCACGGCGTCAACTTCGGCGGCATCTCGGTGGGCGGCATCGTCGGCAACCGCAAGCTGTTCGGGCCCATGCTCGGCGGCGTCGACCACATGCGACATACGCACGACCTGGCGCGCAACGCCTACTCGCGCGGCGTGCCGGCGCACGGCGCGGAACTGGCCGATGACCTCGAGCGCCTGGTCGCGCTGCACGACGCCTCGACCATCGCCGCGGTGATCGTCGAGCCGGTGGCAGGCTCCACCGGCGTGCTGCTGCCGCCCCAGGGTTACCTGGAACGGCTGCGCGCCATCTGCGACAAGCACGGCATCCTGCTGATCTTCGACGAGGTCATCACCGGCTTCGGCCGACTGGGCTCGCCCTTCGCGGCGCAGCACTTCGGCGTCACGCCCGACCTGATGACCGCTGCCAAGGGCATCACCAACGGCTGCGTTCCAATGGGCGCGGTGTTCTGCAAGCAGCAGATCCACGACGTGTTCATGACCGGCCCCGAGCACGTGATCGAGTTCACCCACGGCTACACCTACTCGGCGCATCCGTTGGCCTGTGCTGCCGCGCTGGGCACGCTGGACACCTACGCCGAAGAGGGCCTGCTGACTCGCGGCGCGCAGATGGCGCCCTACTTCCAGGAGGCGCTGCACTCGATGAAGGGTTCGCGCCACGTGATCGACGTGCGCAACATCGGCCTGGTCGGCGGTGTCGAGCTCGAGCCGATTCCGGGCCAGCCGGGCAAGCGAGCCTTCGACATCTTCCTCGAGTGCTGGGAACGTGGCGTGCTGATCCGCACCACCGGCGACACGATCGCGATGTCGCCGCCGCTGATCATCGAGAAGAGCCATATCGACCAGATGGTCGGCACGCTGGCCGACGTTCTGAAGACGGCGGCCTGA